A genomic region of Arachis stenosperma cultivar V10309 chromosome 9, arast.V10309.gnm1.PFL2, whole genome shotgun sequence contains the following coding sequences:
- the LOC130950978 gene encoding WRKY transcription factor 23-like isoform X2 translates to MEKDNMDLKKTEDAVAFGSSNGYYNNPLLLSSAFDFSCEVEKSSFMELLGVQDYYNNSGAVLDLPQLSKATVLPFTTVNASCDDTAKECSEVLNQKHQPATPNSSSISSASSEAVNDEHNKTVEQDDDDDSEEDEGEEEQQKKTKKELKAKKTKQKRQREPRFAFMTKSEVDHLEDGYRWRKYGQKAVKNSPFPRSYYRCTSASCNVKKRVERSFTDPSVVVTTYEGQHIHPSPVMPRSAIAGVGSPMIPPGVSTANLGSPMPGNYMSHYHQHRHHHQQLLVNTLFSLGIPYNNSNNIDNSSFSQDNGLLQDIVPSHMLKEN, encoded by the exons atggagaaGGATAACATGGATTTGAAGAAGACTGAGGATGCTGTTGCTTTTGGATCCTCAAACGGTTATTATAATAATCCGTTGTTATTGTCGAGTGCGTTTGATTTCAGCTGTGAAGTGGAGAAAAGCTCGTTTATGGAGTTGCTGGGAGTGCAGGACTACTATAATAATAGTGGTGCTGTGCTTGATTTGCCACAGTTATCAAAAGCTACAGTTCTTCCTTTTACCACGGTTAACGCTTCTTGTGACGATACTGCTAAAGAGTGTTCTGAAGTGTTGAACCAGAAGCACCAACCTGCAACTCCGAATTCGTCTTCGATTTCGTCCGCGTCGAGCGAAGCTGTCAACGATGAACACAATAAAACTGTAGAacaagatgatgatgatgatagtgaagaagatgaaggagaagaagagcagCAGAAAAAGACTAAGAAAGA GTTGAAGGCAAAGAAGACAAAGCAGAAGAGACAGAGAGAACCGAGATTCGCGTTCATGACGAAAAGCGAGGTCGATCATCTGGAAGACGGTTACAGATGGAGAAAGTACGGTCAAAAGGCTGTCAAAAACAGCCCCTTTCCAAG GAGCTATTATCGTTGCACCAGTGCTTCATGTAATGTAAAGAAGCGTGTGGAGCGGTCATTTACTGATCCAAGCGTTGTGGTAACTACCTATGAAGGCCAACACATACATCCAAGCCCAGTTATGCCTCGTTCAGCCATTGCCGGCGTCGGATCTCCGATGATACCGCCGGGTGTCTCCACTGCCAACTTGGGTTCTCCCATGCCTGGAAACTACATGTCGCACTATCATCAGCATcgccaccaccaccaacaacTACTAGTGAATACATTGTTCTCCTTGGGCATCCCTTACAACAATAGCAACAATATTGATAACTCTTCTTTTTCTCAAGACAATGGGCTTCTTCAAGATATTGTTCCTTCACACATGTTGAAAGAGAA cTAG
- the LOC130950978 gene encoding WRKY transcription factor 23-like isoform X1, translated as MEKDNMDLKKTEDAVAFGSSNGYYNNPLLLSSAFDFSCEVEKSSFMELLGVQDYYNNSGAVLDLPQLSKATVLPFTTVNASCDDTAKECSEVLNQKHQPATPNSSSISSASSEAVNDEHNKTVEQDDDDDSEEDEGEEEQQKKTKKELKAKKTKQKRQREPRFAFMTKSEVDHLEDGYRWRKYGQKAVKNSPFPRSYYRCTSASCNVKKRVERSFTDPSVVVTTYEGQHIHPSPVMPRSAIAGVGSPMIPPGVSTANLGSPMPGNYMSHYHQHRHHHQQLLVNTLFSLGIPYNNSNNIDNSSFSQDNGLLQDIVPSHMLKEKY; from the exons atggagaaGGATAACATGGATTTGAAGAAGACTGAGGATGCTGTTGCTTTTGGATCCTCAAACGGTTATTATAATAATCCGTTGTTATTGTCGAGTGCGTTTGATTTCAGCTGTGAAGTGGAGAAAAGCTCGTTTATGGAGTTGCTGGGAGTGCAGGACTACTATAATAATAGTGGTGCTGTGCTTGATTTGCCACAGTTATCAAAAGCTACAGTTCTTCCTTTTACCACGGTTAACGCTTCTTGTGACGATACTGCTAAAGAGTGTTCTGAAGTGTTGAACCAGAAGCACCAACCTGCAACTCCGAATTCGTCTTCGATTTCGTCCGCGTCGAGCGAAGCTGTCAACGATGAACACAATAAAACTGTAGAacaagatgatgatgatgatagtgaagaagatgaaggagaagaagagcagCAGAAAAAGACTAAGAAAGA GTTGAAGGCAAAGAAGACAAAGCAGAAGAGACAGAGAGAACCGAGATTCGCGTTCATGACGAAAAGCGAGGTCGATCATCTGGAAGACGGTTACAGATGGAGAAAGTACGGTCAAAAGGCTGTCAAAAACAGCCCCTTTCCAAG GAGCTATTATCGTTGCACCAGTGCTTCATGTAATGTAAAGAAGCGTGTGGAGCGGTCATTTACTGATCCAAGCGTTGTGGTAACTACCTATGAAGGCCAACACATACATCCAAGCCCAGTTATGCCTCGTTCAGCCATTGCCGGCGTCGGATCTCCGATGATACCGCCGGGTGTCTCCACTGCCAACTTGGGTTCTCCCATGCCTGGAAACTACATGTCGCACTATCATCAGCATcgccaccaccaccaacaacTACTAGTGAATACATTGTTCTCCTTGGGCATCCCTTACAACAATAGCAACAATATTGATAACTCTTCTTTTTCTCAAGACAATGGGCTTCTTCAAGATATTGTTCCTTCACACATGTTGAAAGAGAAGTA cTAG